AAGGATACtggtagttcaggtgtaaccagtTTCTCTTGTACAAGTACCACCtgtccagaagaggtcccaaatatccaagaatctgaaaccctgacCCCTACAACAGGTCCACAAACACGTGTTCATTCTCCAGTGCATCCTACACTTAccttcactggcacgtggcacaggaagcaatcttgagatcactatcctcgaggtcctgctttttaacttcataCCAAACTCTCGatactcacacttcaggacctcctcactctttcttcctacgtcatttgtACATCTGtgaaccatgacatctggctgcacaTCCTCTCACTTCAACATGCTGTGCACGAGcccagagacatccctgaccctggcacccgggaggaaaCAAACCTTCCGGGATTTTCTGACACGactgcagaacctcctgtctgtacctctgactatcgagtcccctatcacgatctctctgctcatctaccccctcccttctgcactgcagaaccagactcagtagCAGAGATCCAGCAGCCACAGCCTGTCATTCCCAGGCAAGTCATTCCCCCCCTTCAACAGTATTCAAACCGGTATACAACtcgctgaggggaatggccacaagggAACCATCCTCTGTCCGCCCTTTTCCCCGCCCTCGACTGACGATAACCCATTTACTCCTAGCTTGCTTACTATTATCTTTAAACTGCTCATTCTCGGAAATGATCTGGAGGTCATCTAACtcatgctccagttccctaacgcggtttaTTATGagatgcagctggatgcacttcttgcaggtgtcgttgtcaCGGAGGTGTCCCTGAAATCCCACATCcggcaagaggagcattccaacatcctgcctggcattctctctactccgAACTAACAAACCTTGCCGCAAacgacatttgataaggttccacacggtaggcttattcagtaaGACAGTAGACATGAGATCCAGTGAAGTTTGTTCGTGGATTGAGAATTCGTTtgcttgcagaaagcagagggtcgttgtTGAGGGAGTACCTTTGGCTTGGACGGCTGTGGCTAGTGATGTCCCAGAATGATCGGTTCACGGACTACTGTTTTTCGTGACTTTTATTAACGACCCGGATGTGggggttggcaagttttcagatgacgcGAAGGAttgtggtgttgtggatcgtgtggatGACTATCAGAGGTTGCAGAGATTAGATTAATAGGAGGCAGAATTTggcggagaagtggcagatggaactcgAACTGGAAAAGTGTGAGCTGAtacacttcggaaggacaaactccgAGGTTGAGTACAACGTAAATGGCAGGATGCTTGGtagagtggaggaacagagggatctggaggggACATGTccccagatccctgaaagttgcctcatagaCAGCcagggtaattaagaaagcttttggggcgttcgctttcataagtcgaggaacTGAGTTAAAGAgccgcgatgtaatgatgcagctgtataaaactcaagttaggccacacttggagtattgtgtccatttCTGTTCGCCTTaccagaggaaggatgtggaagcattggaaagggtatagaggagatttaccaggatgctgcccggtttaCAGAATATGCAATATGTCCAGCGATTAAGAGAGCTAGGTCTTTACTcgttagagagaaggaggatgagaggagacatgattgaggCATAcatgatattaagaggaatagatagagtggacagccaacgcctcttccctgggtaccactgctcaatagaagaagacatggctttaaggtatggGGTGGGAAGTACAAGGGGTATATCAAAGGAAGGAATTTTACTCAGCGAGTGGTAGgtgcgtggactgcactgcctgagtcagtggtggaggcagatacactagtgaagattAAGAGGCTCCTAGACAGGTATAAGGAGGAATTGAAAGTGGGGGAGTGGCTGTGGGAGGCTGTGTTTAAGCCTCGGCACAACGTTCTTGGGGCCGGAGGGCCTGTACTGTagtgtactattctatgttttatgttctgtaacATAGACGCAACCTTTAACCGTGATAAAAACACGGTCCTTACCGTAAGAAAATCAAGACTCATTCTGACACTGACACGCCATGCACCATAACATCAACAACACTCTCACCGTAGCACGGTCCCGACCTTCAACGATACACAGATACACTCCTAACCGCAACACTGACACGAACTTCGCCGTGATACACACGTTGCAGTCACACTGACCACAACGTAGCCTTCTCTAATATCGACATGCCCCTGACCGTGATCAGCATGATCCTCTCTGCACTGCACCGTGACAAAGACTCACACGTCACTGTCATACCCCTTGCCGAGACAAGGTCACCCTTCAACATAACACCGATGCACCGCTCACTGAGACCCACACCTCACCCCGACACAGGAACACCCTCACCGCGATACCGACACCGAAATTCACACTGACACCGAATAGCGCAGCGTGACCCTCTGGcacacaccgtggccatgacatggctctctcaccgtgacacagacatATCCCTCTCTGTGAGACCAGCACACGCCACACCATGACACAGCCATTACACCCACGGTGACACCACAAGGCCCTGACACCCTGATATTTTCCTCATCTTGACATCGAGATACACTTCATTGTGAACCGGTACACCTCTCGCCATGGCACAGAAACAcctatcacagtgacaccgacacgtccCTCACAGCAACTCGGGTATGCCCCGCACGATACTGACGCAGACCCTCAACATAACGTCAACAAAATCTTCACCGGGACATTGATCTACCCCTCAGCATGACACAGACTCACCCATCAAGGTGGCGGCgacgcctctcactgtgacaccaacacatccttcactgtgacacccttcaccgtgacactgacacaacattCTCTGTGACtcgttcggtagcgtgacgctgactcacttgtcactgtaaacgctaaacatccctcaccatctctctcagtatcacagattcgtcagtctatGGAAACCTGCCACCGAAACTACCATGAGTTAAACTCAACCCTTCAATCCAAGCTTTTTGCGCACAACTCTAATCTGTCCGACCTTAAGCAAATGCACAACGATCTCCGTCACCTTTTCTGTGAATTATTGACCAGCAggagaggtgaggcatcatccccctctttcaccctctccccatcacagggcaggcatggagagaggaagcgtcacgcTGTGCTTGACATCGGCAGTGTGTGATAAGACGATGTGGAAGGCGGAACACCTAGattctgacaccggaagagtgtGTCAGGACGTTGTGCAGGAAACTTCACTACACGTCTAACCACTGGAATGAGTGTCTGTTCCTGACTCagagagtgtttgaagggacaatGCAGGCGGAAGCTTGACTCCACGTCTGACCCGGGGATTTATAAAAGATAGTGTGCACTGAGTTTCACTCCACGTCTAAcgcctggaatgtgtgatgggtccgtggagagagagattcagtcTGCGTCTGGCCGTgttagtgtgtgatcggacggtgcagGGATCTTAAATCTGTCTCTCACCCCGTGTATGTATGATGGGTATGATGTGTTTGACACAGTGCACATGTGATGAGAAGCTATGGCGGGAATGGGGGATGGGTCAGAGGTTTTATGGGCGGGGTGTTGCGGGAGTCTGACACAGGGAACGGTAACGCACAGGGcactactgctcagtacaaggGGACATGGCTTTCAGGTAAAGGATGGGaaattcaaaggggatattagaggaagtttttttttacacagagtggttggtccgtggaatgcactgcctgagtcagtggtggagacagatatactagtgaaatttaagcgACAAATAGACAGGAATATGGAGAAAATGAAGgcagggggatatatgggaggaagGGATTAATTgccgacacaacattgtgggccggcctgtactgtgctgtaatattctatgttctatgttctattcactctgtgtcttgaccccgggagtgtgtgatggatggtgtggagggaaattcaccggGCCTGATCCTTGTTAATTTACAGTGTGACGTTGCGGAGGGATATTAACACTGTGCCTGACCTCaggtgtgcgtgatgggacagcgtgCAGGGAATTTCCCTCTATGTGTCGCGCCGGGTGTGTGACACGCCGGGTGCGTGTGATGGGGTAGTGtgatgggagattcactctttttgtCACTGTCCCTTGTCCCTGATTTTCAGAACAAACGTGTTGCAAGGACTGGATCACAAATAAAGACCGGTGTTATTTCGTTTCCACGTTTGAATCATCTTTCCGCAGAGCGAtgcaagaatgttcaaaccgtgattcaaggctgttggaaatcaattcaagggtTGAAGCGGTATGTATCACAGCACGGGAATATCCCACAgtaacacaggaatcatcacacactcccggggtcagaaggaGAGTGAAttgtcctccacaccgtcccatcacacacacccggggtcagaaacagagtgaatctccctccacaccgtcccatcacacactcccgggatcagacacagagggaatctccctccacaccgtcccatcacacactcccggggtcggacacaaagtgaatctccctccacacagtccaatcacacaatcccggggtcagacacagagtgaatctccctctacaccatcccatcacacacgacaggggtcagactcagagtgaatctccctccacgtcaccccatcacacactcccggggtcagacacggaatgaatctccctccacgccgtcccatcacacaatctcggggtcagacacagagtgaagctccttccagacaGACCCATCCCAGATTGCTGTTGTAATCAGCTGAGAGAAGCTCCGCACATATTCTTCGATTCTAGACATTAATCAAGTAAATTTTACTTCACAGAGCTTTGTATCCCACAATCTTCTGGACAGCAAACCTgtttactggattggaaaatgcgaaaacGGGTGAGATTATAACTAATCTGTGGGGTGAAAATTGGTTATTGACATAGTCCTGACGGGAGAAAATGGGATTTCTTTACGGAGTGCAGTAGCTTTGTCGTAAAAGGGTGGGGCATTGAGATCTGTTTGTAGTCTGTACGTGGCAGAGGGTAGGGTGGCACAATGGGTACATTTTGGGGCCGACACGCGTCTGTCGGGGAAGGGCACTGCAGTGGGAATATTTCGAAAACTGCCAGGGGGCAGTGGGGAGAGATCAGTGACAGAGATTGTTTTGTATTGTCGCATGTGGGTGAGAACAGCACGGTTCAGTGAGATTATTTTGGAGATCATcgccgggctgtgaggagagggagcaaCAGTGGGAATAGTTTGGTGAACGACATAGATCTGAGTGGCGAGAGTAGGAAAACTGTATTAGTTTGTGGACCAATACAGGGCGATGGAACACACTTGCTTAACGAAATTAGTTTGCGTACTGAGCCAAGGATGTGAGAGAGATGGTGCCGGTGGTATAAGTCTGGAGGCGGACCAGAGGCTATGGGGAGAGCGCGGTGTAGTGGGAtatgtcaggagacagacacgaagCTTTGGGTAGAGGAAGGGGCAACGAGATGAACCTGGAACCACACAGGGCTGAGGGAAGagtgtggaacagtgggattcattTCGGGACAGCcataggtctgtggggaaacggtgggaccgTGGGGTTTGATCGGGGACTGAGACAGAtcagagaggggagggtgggCTTGTTCGATTCGTAGTGGACTGAAAGGGGACTGTGGTGAGCaagcggttcggtgggattagtttgggggataTGGGGCTGTGGGGAAACTTTGGGTCAGTACGATTAGTTAGGGAACTGTcacaggattgtggggagacattggggccGCGGTGTCAGCCTGGGTACTGGCACTGCCGTGGGGGAGAGTGGTTgaatgggatgagtttggggactcacACAGGCAATTAGGAGAGATCAAATTCATGGGATTAGCTTGAGGACGGACTCCGCTTGAGTCCTCCACTGAAGCTgatttgtctctgttgaaattgtttaaccctCTGGGATAGGAATGTGCACCGGAGTCTCCTGTTCAAGGCGTCCTCCGGAACGCGCGTCTGCAGACAGTGCGGAAGCAGTAACACCTGTGATGGTGATTGGCGTTTCATCTGTGAGAGGTCGGCCCCAGTGTtcccggatattcctgaaaa
The Hypanus sabinus isolate sHypSab1 unplaced genomic scaffold, sHypSab1.hap1 scaffold_712, whole genome shotgun sequence DNA segment above includes these coding regions:
- the LOC132389936 gene encoding oxidized low-density lipoprotein receptor 1-like isoform X1 translates to MDDIDSERPTRRDRSGSSIRLIYVLTATLIITGICWRIHVSQIRQSMETCHRNYHELNSTLQSKLFAHNSNLSDLKQMHNDLRHLFCELLTSRREQTCCKDWITNKDRCYFVSTFESSFRRAMQECSNRDSRLLEINSRVEASFVSHNLLDSKPVYWIGKCENGNVHRSLLFKASSGTRVCRQCGSSNTCDGDWRFICERSAPVFPDIPEKIQRLCQQPVEST
- the LOC132389936 gene encoding C-type lectin domain family 9 member A-like isoform X2 codes for the protein MDDIDSERPTRRDRSGSSIRLIYVLTATLIITGICWRIHEQTCCKDWITNKDRCYFVSTFESSFRRAMQECSNRDSRLLEINSRVEASFVSHNLLDSKPVYWIGKCENGNVHRSLLFKASSGTRVCRQCGSSNTCDGDWRFICERSAPVFPDIPEKIQRLCQQPVEST